One Bacillota bacterium genomic region harbors:
- the cysK gene encoding cysteine synthase A produces MRVADSITDLIGNTPMVRLNRLAWGAGATIVAKLEFFNPASSVKDRIALSMIEDAEKANLIGEDTIILEPTSGNTGIGLAFVCAAKGYKCTLVMPDTMSSERRVLLRAFGAELILTPGTEGMRGAVNKADSMAASDSRYLILQQFKNPANPEIHRITTAEEIWRDTGGRIDALVSGVGTGGTLTGVAEILKARKPSLQAIGVEPTGSPVLSGGQPGPHKIQGIGAGFVPDVLNMAIIDRVIGVTDEEALEMARRVAREEGILVGISSGAALHAAVQVASLPENTGKMVVVIIPSCGERYLSTVLFDHLRDA; encoded by the coding sequence ATGAGAGTCGCAGACAGCATAACGGATCTCATAGGCAACACACCCATGGTGCGCCTTAACAGGTTGGCGTGGGGAGCGGGAGCCACCATCGTGGCGAAACTGGAGTTCTTCAACCCTGCATCTAGTGTTAAGGACCGCATTGCTCTTAGCATGATCGAAGATGCCGAAAAGGCCAACCTGATTGGGGAAGACACCATCATCCTGGAGCCGACCAGCGGGAATACTGGAATCGGATTGGCCTTTGTATGCGCCGCCAAGGGATACAAGTGTACTTTGGTGATGCCAGATACCATGAGCTCCGAACGGCGGGTCTTGCTCCGAGCATTCGGAGCGGAACTCATCCTAACGCCGGGCACGGAGGGAATGCGGGGTGCAGTCAACAAGGCCGATTCCATGGCTGCTTCAGACAGCCGTTATCTCATACTGCAGCAATTCAAGAACCCTGCCAACCCCGAAATCCACCGCATTACTACAGCGGAGGAGATATGGCGGGACACTGGAGGAAGGATCGACGCCCTGGTCTCAGGTGTGGGGACTGGCGGCACCCTTACCGGTGTAGCAGAGATCCTCAAGGCACGGAAGCCCTCTCTGCAGGCCATCGGTGTAGAACCGACTGGCTCACCAGTACTCTCTGGCGGGCAACCGGGACCCCACAAGATCCAGGGTATCGGCGCGGGCTTCGTTCCAGATGTCCTTAACATGGCTATCATAGACCGGGTGATAGGAGTCACGGATGAAGAGGCCTTAGAAATGGCACGCCGGGTGGCCCGGGAAGAGGGCATCCTGGTAGGAATTTCGTCGGGAGCGGCTCTTCACGCAGCTGTCCAGGTGGCAAGCCTTCCCGAGAACACAGGGAAGATGGTAGTAGTAATCATACCTTCTTGCGGTGAACGCTACCTCAGCACTGTCTTGTTTGACCATCTCAGAGATGCATGA
- a CDS encoding aminotransferase class V-fold PLP-dependent enzyme produces the protein MNEDFIYLDNAATTWPKPEVVYEAVARCLRESGANPGRASHRMSVAAEWIIGETRALVAGFFGAPSPSHVIFTLNCTDALNMALKGLLRPGDKVVTGPYEHNSVMRPLRHLQTRGVSLRAVDGTQNLTVNLEQFREECRGGAKLVVVSHASNVTGRTQPIREMAEIVHESGGLFLLDAAQTAGKMEIDVRDLGVDLVVAPGHKGLLGPMGVGLLIMSRELDIEPLREGGTGVGSEEEFHPRDLPWALEAGTPNLPGIAGLGAGVKFLRSVGLKAVRAKEAELSALLVQGLERIPGVQVFQGPGGPENGIVSFTIRGCEASVAGTILDQTFAIGVRPGLHCSPDAHKALGTFPQGTIRASFGYFNQPDHVERLVSAIGQIAEESRY, from the coding sequence ATGAACGAAGACTTCATATACCTGGATAATGCAGCCACTACGTGGCCTAAACCTGAGGTAGTCTATGAAGCTGTGGCCCGGTGCCTGCGAGAGTCCGGGGCAAACCCTGGCAGGGCTTCCCATAGGATGTCTGTGGCCGCCGAGTGGATTATCGGCGAAACCCGGGCGCTGGTGGCAGGCTTCTTCGGGGCGCCATCACCCTCTCACGTGATATTCACGCTAAACTGCACGGATGCCTTGAACATGGCCCTAAAGGGCCTCCTCAGGCCCGGCGACAAGGTTGTGACAGGTCCCTATGAGCACAACTCGGTTATGAGGCCGCTCAGACACCTGCAAACCCGGGGGGTCTCCCTGCGGGCGGTAGATGGCACCCAAAACTTGACTGTGAACTTGGAGCAATTCAGGGAAGAGTGCCGGGGCGGCGCGAAACTGGTGGTGGTCTCTCACGCCTCAAACGTCACAGGTCGGACACAGCCAATAAGGGAGATGGCGGAGATCGTTCATGAAAGCGGGGGCCTCTTCCTTCTAGATGCTGCTCAGACAGCAGGGAAAATGGAAATAGACGTCCGAGATCTCGGGGTTGACCTGGTGGTAGCCCCGGGACACAAAGGCCTCCTGGGACCCATGGGCGTAGGTCTCCTGATCATGAGCCGGGAACTGGACATAGAACCCCTTAGGGAGGGTGGAACGGGAGTCGGGTCCGAAGAGGAGTTTCACCCCCGTGACCTGCCCTGGGCGCTGGAGGCAGGGACGCCCAACCTTCCAGGGATCGCGGGACTGGGGGCTGGGGTCAAGTTCCTCCGATCTGTGGGGCTCAAGGCAGTAAGGGCAAAGGAGGCTGAACTCTCCGCCCTACTGGTCCAAGGTCTGGAAAGGATCCCAGGAGTCCAGGTTTTTCAGGGCCCTGGGGGCCCTGAGAATGGGATTGTGTCTTTCACCATCCGTGGCTGCGAGGCATCTGTGGCAGGAACGATTCTGGACCAAACCTTTGCCATTGGTGTCAGGCCAGGGCTTCACTGTTCGCCTGACGCCCATAAGGCCTTGGGAACCTTTCCCCAGGGAACAATACGGGCCAGTTTCGGATACTTTAACCAGCCAGACCACGTGGAGAGGCTCGTCTCAGCGATCGGCCAGATCGCCGAGGAGAGCCGCTACTAA
- a CDS encoding ThiF family adenylyltransferase: protein MDHEGNRYSRQVLVQEIGEDGQERIGKGLAVVIGLGALGSTVANLLARAGVGALRMVDRDFVEWTNLQRQGLYDEEDVRNNLPKAVAAEQHLRRVNSETRYEALVEDVNPTNVERVVAGASVVLDGLDNFYTRALINEACVKAGTPWIHGACISTYGTVATVVPGDTACYNCLFPGAATMISPYTCDTVGVLGPVAFAVASWEALEALKILAGRLSKVSRYLMAFDLWDSLANFVSVSRDPECSVCGHREFDLLSKPEPMMISSICGQNAVQVVPEHAVNFDFEATTARLERLFPVMVNRYLLRAACGDQEIVLFRDGRAMILGTSDPRLAKTLYAKYIGG from the coding sequence TTGGATCATGAAGGAAACAGGTACTCCCGCCAGGTACTGGTACAGGAGATAGGCGAAGACGGCCAGGAGAGAATCGGGAAGGGATTGGCGGTAGTTATAGGTCTCGGCGCTCTCGGAAGTACCGTCGCAAACCTCCTGGCAAGGGCTGGGGTAGGTGCGCTGCGCATGGTGGACCGGGACTTCGTGGAGTGGACCAACCTGCAACGGCAAGGGCTCTATGACGAAGAGGACGTCAGGAACAACCTGCCGAAGGCTGTCGCCGCGGAGCAGCACCTGAGGAGGGTGAATTCGGAAACCCGTTACGAGGCTCTGGTCGAGGATGTCAATCCGACCAATGTAGAAAGGGTGGTGGCGGGAGCCTCCGTTGTGCTGGACGGTCTTGACAACTTCTATACCAGGGCCTTGATTAACGAGGCCTGCGTCAAGGCGGGCACTCCCTGGATCCACGGCGCCTGTATATCCACCTACGGCACCGTCGCCACTGTTGTCCCGGGAGACACTGCCTGTTACAATTGCCTTTTCCCCGGAGCCGCCACCATGATCTCCCCCTATACCTGCGATACCGTTGGGGTGCTGGGACCCGTAGCCTTTGCTGTGGCATCCTGGGAGGCTTTGGAAGCCCTGAAAATACTGGCCGGTAGGCTATCCAAGGTTTCTAGGTACCTGATGGCTTTTGATCTCTGGGATAGCCTTGCCAATTTCGTATCAGTCAGTCGCGACCCCGAGTGTTCCGTCTGTGGACACAGGGAATTCGATCTGTTGAGCAAGCCTGAACCTATGATGATATCATCTATATGTGGGCAGAACGCCGTGCAGGTCGTGCCCGAGCATGCTGTGAACTTCGATTTTGAGGCCACAACTGCCAGGCTTGAAAGGCTGTTTCCTGTAATGGTCAACAGGTATCTCCTGAGAGCTGCCTGCGGTGACCAGGAAATCGTGCTTTTTCGTGATGGCAGGGCCATGATCCTCGGCACATCCGACCCGAGGCTGGCCAAGACCCTTTATGCCAAGTACATTGGAGGCTAA
- a CDS encoding Rrf2 family transcriptional regulator, with protein MKIPTRARYAVRALCRLALMSKEGPVPLSRIAERESISRQYLSLLFHQLRKAGFVEADRGINGGYRLSRDPGGISLASVIRAVDGPIAPLGCLLPPDQNPKGPCERETTCLTRPAWASLQRKMEEVLESITIGSLINRVPEGYGGKDLGS; from the coding sequence ATGAAGATTCCCACCAGGGCACGCTACGCCGTGAGGGCTCTATGCCGCTTGGCCCTGATGTCGAAAGAAGGGCCCGTGCCCCTCTCACGCATTGCCGAGCGTGAGAGTATATCCAGGCAATACCTGAGCCTTCTCTTTCACCAGCTTAGGAAGGCAGGGTTTGTGGAGGCAGACAGGGGTATAAACGGTGGTTATAGACTCTCCAGGGACCCCGGAGGGATTAGCCTGGCTTCCGTGATCCGCGCCGTGGATGGGCCCATCGCCCCTCTGGGCTGTCTCCTTCCTCCTGACCAGAACCCTAAGGGCCCATGTGAGAGGGAGACTACGTGCTTGACCCGGCCCGCCTGGGCTTCACTCCAGCGCAAGATGGAGGAGGTCCTGGAATCCATAACCATAGGCTCCCTCATTAACCGCGTTCCTGAGGGATACGGGGGTAAAGACCTTGGATCATGA
- a CDS encoding homoserine O-acetyltransferase, translated as MTCDYTVEAVCAAETGGLLPDTQILKIGAFQLELGGILQDVTVAYETRGHLDANRGNVVLVTHALTGDSHVAKVESGDPVKGWWDGLVGPGAGLDTREYFVICSNVLGGCRGTTGPSSSNPVTGHPYGSAFPVITVKDMVHLQKILMDHLQIRRLACVIGGSLGGMQALQWAVSYPTAVEKAIIIASPGRTSPQSIAYNEVQRQAVMADPNWRGGDYYGYEPPLRGLAIARMLGMITYHSPASMERKFGRKARRLPGEPDVRFEVEDYLHYHGEKITMRFDPNSYVCLTRAMDLFDAGSGYPSYRHALERIHASVLVVGIRSDILYPTFQQRELARDLRVAGVRTAYRELDSPWGHDAFLIETWVLGAVIQEFLRAPVQRQL; from the coding sequence ATGACCTGTGACTACACGGTGGAAGCAGTGTGCGCTGCGGAAACCGGCGGGTTGCTGCCGGACACCCAGATCCTTAAGATCGGGGCGTTCCAGCTGGAACTTGGTGGAATCCTCCAGGACGTCACCGTGGCCTATGAGACCCGTGGTCACCTGGACGCGAACCGGGGGAATGTGGTTTTGGTAACCCATGCCCTCACGGGGGACTCCCACGTGGCAAAGGTAGAATCCGGGGATCCGGTGAAGGGTTGGTGGGATGGCCTTGTGGGGCCCGGGGCAGGCCTTGACACCCGGGAATACTTCGTAATCTGTTCGAACGTCCTTGGAGGGTGCCGTGGCACCACGGGACCCTCCTCGAGTAACCCAGTTACAGGCCACCCCTATGGCTCCGCCTTTCCTGTCATTACCGTAAAGGATATGGTACATCTTCAGAAGATCCTTATGGATCACCTGCAGATCAGGCGGCTCGCATGTGTCATCGGCGGCTCCCTGGGAGGCATGCAGGCGCTACAGTGGGCGGTATCCTATCCCACCGCCGTGGAGAAGGCCATCATCATAGCATCACCGGGAAGGACATCGCCCCAGTCCATCGCCTACAACGAGGTACAGCGCCAAGCCGTAATGGCTGACCCTAACTGGAGGGGCGGGGACTACTACGGATACGAGCCACCCTTGCGAGGGTTGGCCATCGCCAGGATGCTAGGAATGATAACCTATCATAGCCCAGCCTCCATGGAAAGGAAGTTCGGGAGGAAAGCAAGGCGATTGCCAGGGGAACCCGACGTTCGTTTCGAAGTGGAGGATTACCTGCATTATCACGGGGAGAAGATCACTATGAGATTCGATCCCAACAGCTACGTCTGCCTCACCAGGGCTATGGATCTCTTTGACGCGGGGAGCGGTTACCCGTCCTACCGGCACGCCCTGGAGCGAATTCACGCCAGCGTTCTGGTAGTAGGCATCCGCAGCGATATTCTTTACCCGACTTTCCAGCAACGGGAACTCGCGAGAGACCTCAGGGTGGCGGGCGTGAGAACCGCGTACAGGGAACTGGACTCCCCCTGGGGACACGATGCCTTCTTGATAGAAACCTGGGTTCTTGGAGCCGTCATCCAGGAGTTTCTACGGGCACCTGTACAAAGGCAACTCTAA
- a CDS encoding homocysteine synthase: MKSLRFDTLAIHAGQVPDPVTGARAAPIYQTTSYVFRDTAHAARLFALEETGNIYTRIMNPTTEVFEKRMAQVEGGVAALATASGQAAIAYAVLNIARAGDEIVSSSHLYGGTYNLFSQTLPRLGIRVRFVDPTEPANFRKAITGNTRLVYAETIGNPSLGVLDIESVAEMTHSECIPLVIDNTLTTPYLLRPFDYGADISVHSATKFIGGHGTSIGGVLVDSGRFPWNNGRYPELTDPDPSYHGVSYWDKFGPAAFAAKARVQILRDLGACLSPFNAFLFLQGLETLSLRMTRHSQNALAIAEFLGNHPLVEWVNYPGLRSHPTHHLAERYLTSGAGAILTFGIKGGLQAGKTFIEALKIFSHLANVGDAKSLVIHPASTTHQQLTSEQQGETGTTEDLIRLSVGLEDVRDLMEDLDQALKKSRGSAS; this comes from the coding sequence ATGAAATCCTTGCGTTTTGACACACTGGCCATTCACGCTGGCCAGGTACCGGATCCGGTGACTGGTGCCCGGGCCGCACCCATCTACCAGACGACTTCATACGTCTTCCGGGACACGGCACACGCCGCCAGGTTGTTCGCCCTTGAAGAGACAGGAAACATCTACACTAGGATAATGAACCCCACCACGGAGGTCTTTGAAAAAAGGATGGCACAAGTCGAGGGCGGCGTTGCGGCCCTGGCCACGGCGTCCGGCCAGGCAGCCATAGCTTACGCCGTCCTCAATATCGCAAGGGCAGGAGACGAGATTGTCAGCTCATCTCATCTTTACGGGGGCACCTACAACCTCTTCTCCCAGACCCTGCCGAGGTTAGGCATAAGAGTACGCTTTGTGGACCCCACTGAGCCCGCCAACTTTCGCAAGGCTATAACCGGTAATACCCGGTTAGTCTATGCGGAGACTATAGGAAATCCCAGCCTTGGCGTGCTAGATATTGAGAGTGTGGCTGAAATGACCCACAGCGAATGCATCCCTCTGGTAATAGATAACACCCTGACTACTCCCTATCTTCTCAGGCCCTTCGACTATGGTGCGGACATCTCCGTTCACTCGGCCACTAAGTTCATTGGCGGGCACGGAACCTCCATTGGAGGAGTGCTGGTGGATTCCGGCCGGTTTCCCTGGAACAACGGGCGTTACCCCGAACTGACTGACCCTGACCCCTCGTACCATGGCGTAAGCTACTGGGATAAGTTCGGTCCGGCAGCCTTCGCCGCTAAGGCTAGGGTACAAATCCTCAGGGACTTGGGTGCCTGCCTCAGTCCCTTCAACGCCTTCCTATTCCTCCAGGGACTTGAGACCCTCTCTCTCAGGATGACGCGCCACAGCCAGAACGCCCTGGCAATAGCTGAGTTTCTAGGCAACCATCCCTTGGTAGAGTGGGTGAACTACCCAGGTTTGCGGAGCCATCCCACCCATCATCTAGCTGAGAGATACCTGACGTCCGGAGCTGGCGCCATACTCACCTTCGGTATCAAGGGTGGCCTCCAGGCGGGAAAAACCTTTATCGAAGCCCTCAAGATCTTCTCTCATTTGGCCAACGTGGGCGATGCCAAGTCTCTGGTAATCCATCCGGCCAGTACCACTCACCAGCAGCTTACCAGCGAACAGCAAGGAGAGACCGGGACGACCGAAGACTTGATAAGGCTATCCGTGGGCTTGGAGGACGTGAGAGATCTCATGGAAGACCTGGATCAAGCCCTCAAAAAGAGCCGGGGGAGTGCCTCATGA
- a CDS encoding site-specific DNA-methyltransferase translates to MNSLLEHLGGRIDLIYIDPPFAVGADFTVQVQLGEENDTPLREHSIMEEVAYRDTWGKGTDSYQHMMYERLALMRDLLSEHGAIYVHCDWRMSGFLRGLLDEVFGPDCFLNSIAWVYGSSARGAKAIASQFARNHDNILYYRKSPAHVFNGDILRRLYTFEEARKAGFRQDESGRWFKTAPRGDYTDASIAALRAEGRVHDTRTGNVRIKYFLDTEDRYIVESVPVGDAWPDIPDAMHLSEQEKTGFDTQKPESLLQRIIRSSSNEGDLVADFFCGSGTTMVVAEKLGRRWIGVDLGRHAIHMSRKRLIHVHRELRAKGRPCRSFDVYSLGRHERQWWQSERLKGLDAAYRHIVLRFYGASPLGSPPTPLLHGDKHGALVHVASVDSVFALKDLRKVARAAQLAGARDLHCLAWEFETDLVAKKRTLEAEAGLIIHLKYIPREIMEPNRAECQFFEAGHLEAKAVKKGKRVDVELVRFTPSLAGVPGAEVAALRERAIWSPLDFIDFWAVDFKWHDGKTFEHHWQDFRTRRDRTLKTRSDLGWEYGKPGRYDICVKVTDVFGVDTTTAIQVKV, encoded by the coding sequence ATGAACTCTTTGCTGGAGCACTTGGGCGGAAGGATAGACCTGATATACATAGACCCACCCTTCGCGGTAGGTGCCGACTTCACTGTGCAGGTGCAACTCGGTGAAGAGAACGACACGCCTCTCAGGGAGCACTCCATCATGGAAGAAGTCGCCTACCGGGATACTTGGGGCAAAGGAACCGACTCCTACCAGCATATGATGTACGAACGTCTCGCTTTGATGCGTGACCTGCTCAGCGAACACGGGGCTATCTATGTGCACTGTGACTGGCGCATGAGCGGGTTCTTGCGAGGCTTGCTGGATGAGGTATTCGGGCCCGACTGCTTCCTGAACTCCATCGCATGGGTTTACGGGTCAAGTGCGCGAGGCGCAAAGGCGATAGCCTCGCAGTTTGCGCGTAATCACGATAACATCCTCTACTACAGGAAGTCCCCAGCCCATGTATTCAACGGCGACATTCTCCGAAGACTCTATACCTTCGAGGAGGCGAGGAAGGCGGGATTCAGGCAAGATGAATCAGGCCGGTGGTTCAAGACGGCGCCCCGGGGCGACTACACCGACGCCAGCATAGCTGCGTTAAGGGCAGAAGGACGGGTCCACGATACCCGGACGGGAAACGTTCGAATCAAGTACTTTCTCGATACGGAAGATCGTTATATCGTGGAATCCGTCCCCGTGGGTGATGCATGGCCGGACATCCCGGATGCGATGCATCTATCCGAACAGGAGAAGACCGGCTTTGACACCCAGAAGCCCGAATCTCTGCTTCAACGCATTATCCGGTCGTCATCAAACGAGGGCGACTTGGTGGCCGACTTCTTCTGTGGCTCAGGCACGACCATGGTAGTGGCAGAGAAACTAGGGCGCCGCTGGATCGGGGTGGATCTCGGACGCCACGCTATTCACATGTCCCGCAAGCGGCTCATCCATGTGCATCGCGAACTACGTGCTAAGGGAAGGCCTTGTCGCTCCTTTGATGTCTATAGCCTTGGCCGGCATGAGCGCCAGTGGTGGCAGAGTGAACGCCTCAAAGGGCTAGATGCAGCGTACCGGCACATTGTCCTGCGATTCTACGGAGCCTCCCCTCTGGGCAGTCCGCCCACCCCGCTACTCCATGGCGATAAACACGGCGCCCTGGTACACGTGGCTTCCGTTGATAGCGTCTTTGCCCTCAAAGATCTCAGAAAAGTAGCCAGAGCCGCTCAGTTAGCAGGAGCACGTGATCTACACTGTTTGGCTTGGGAGTTTGAAACGGATCTTGTTGCCAAGAAGCGGACACTTGAAGCCGAAGCTGGCCTCATCATTCACCTGAAGTACATCCCCAGGGAGATCATGGAGCCAAACCGTGCGGAGTGCCAGTTCTTCGAGGCTGGTCACCTGGAAGCAAAGGCAGTGAAAAAGGGGAAGAGGGTAGACGTGGAATTGGTGAGATTCACGCCATCACTGGCCGGTGTGCCCGGGGCAGAAGTAGCAGCGTTGCGAGAGCGGGCAATCTGGTCGCCATTGGACTTCATCGATTTCTGGGCAGTGGACTTCAAATGGCACGATGGCAAGACCTTCGAGCATCACTGGCAAGACTTCCGCACACGCAGGGACCGCACACTCAAGACGCGGAGCGACCTCGGTTGGGAATACGGCAAACCCGGCCGGTATGATATCTGCGTTAAGGTGACTGACGTCTTTGGGGTGGACACCACCACAGCTATTCAGGTGAAGGTGTAG
- a CDS encoding iron-containing alcohol dehydrogenase translates to MKTFSFMMRTRILYGTGSLQGLGSELQEMGVRRVLLLTDRGVRRAGVVDGIAETVESLGIDVTWFDEVEPNPRDSTVERAAGVAREVAAGGLVAVGGGSVIDAAKAAGILVTSGGRLRDYEGRGRVPRPIPPLVAVPTTAGTGSEVTFSSVITDTGRRYKFSINSPLATARLAVLDPALTVSMPAPITASTGMDALTHAIEALTSTKANPISNALSLSAIQLIAKHLATATRDGENLEARSGMLMGSLLAGMAFANADVAGVHCMAEALGGVYDTPHGVANSIFLPYVMEFNLPSSAEKLALVASAMGETVTGLSVPEAAMRSVEAVRALSDDLDIPRFGDLGIDPSGFDDLARLAAANGSAGSNPRPVSKEVFGDLFRRALRDS, encoded by the coding sequence GTGAAGACCTTTTCCTTTATGATGCGTACCCGCATCCTGTATGGAACTGGATCCTTGCAGGGTTTGGGGTCGGAACTCCAGGAAATGGGTGTCCGCCGTGTTCTGTTGCTGACGGACCGTGGTGTCCGGAGGGCCGGTGTGGTGGACGGGATTGCAGAGACCGTGGAGTCCCTGGGGATAGACGTCACTTGGTTTGATGAGGTTGAGCCTAACCCCCGGGACAGCACCGTGGAGCGAGCGGCAGGCGTGGCCCGGGAGGTTGCCGCCGGTGGGCTGGTGGCTGTCGGCGGCGGGAGCGTGATAGATGCGGCCAAAGCAGCAGGGATCCTGGTGACCTCCGGGGGCAGGCTCCGGGACTACGAAGGCCGTGGCCGGGTTCCCCGGCCAATACCACCCCTTGTAGCTGTTCCTACAACCGCCGGGACGGGAAGTGAGGTCACATTCTCGTCAGTGATCACCGATACGGGGCGGCGGTACAAATTCAGCATAAACAGCCCCTTGGCCACAGCCAGGCTTGCTGTGCTGGACCCGGCGTTAACGGTGAGCATGCCGGCACCCATAACAGCCTCGACGGGCATGGACGCCCTGACTCACGCCATTGAGGCCTTGACTAGCACGAAGGCTAACCCCATTAGCAATGCGCTGTCCCTGTCAGCCATCCAGCTCATAGCCAAGCATCTTGCCACTGCCACCCGTGATGGAGAGAACCTGGAGGCCCGATCCGGCATGCTCATGGGGAGCCTCCTGGCGGGAATGGCCTTCGCCAATGCGGACGTGGCAGGTGTTCACTGCATGGCCGAGGCCCTGGGAGGGGTCTACGACACACCCCATGGAGTAGCCAACTCCATCTTCCTTCCCTACGTAATGGAATTCAATCTCCCCTCTTCCGCGGAGAAACTGGCACTCGTCGCCTCGGCCATGGGGGAGACTGTTACCGGGCTGTCAGTACCTGAGGCTGCCATGAGATCCGTGGAGGCTGTGAGGGCTCTGTCAGATGATCTGGACATACCCCGGTTCGGGGACTTGGGTATCGACCCCAGTGGCTTTGATGATCTGGCGAGGCTGGCTGCGGCTAACGGGTCTGCGGGAAGTAACCCGAGACCCGTTAGTAAAGAGGTCTTTGGTGACCTGTTCCGGAGGGCGTTGAGAGATAGTTAG
- a CDS encoding folate family ECF transporter S component → MRKSTARLTSMALLIGLAIVLTRVASVRIAIGGIEGIRIGFGSLPIIMAGAMFGPGAGAMAGALEDLIGYFINPMGPYMPHFTVAQALSGFIPGLILWFRTTEVPSIMHLMLAVAVGQGIVAVGLRPYFLETLFGIPRAVTIPPRVVSTVADVVIYSTFIQIVMKRLAYGGVLKRLASLRTGSPKS, encoded by the coding sequence GTGCGCAAGAGCACTGCCCGCCTTACCTCCATGGCCTTGCTCATCGGTCTAGCTATCGTCTTGACCAGGGTGGCCAGCGTGAGGATCGCCATCGGCGGCATCGAAGGGATCAGGATCGGTTTTGGCAGCCTGCCCATCATAATGGCCGGTGCCATGTTCGGGCCGGGGGCTGGAGCCATGGCAGGGGCACTGGAGGACCTTATCGGTTACTTCATCAACCCCATGGGCCCCTACATGCCCCATTTCACGGTGGCCCAGGCTCTGTCAGGGTTCATCCCAGGCTTGATCCTGTGGTTTCGCACTACCGAGGTGCCATCTATCATGCACCTGATGCTGGCAGTCGCTGTGGGCCAGGGTATAGTAGCGGTGGGCTTGAGGCCTTACTTCCTTGAGACGCTCTTTGGCATTCCCAGGGCGGTGACCATACCCCCCAGGGTAGTATCCACCGTGGCAGACGTGGTGATCTACTCTACGTTCATCCAGATAGTCATGAAGCGCCTTGCCTATGGCGGAGTACTGAAGAGACTAGCCTCCCTGAGAACTGGTTCTCCCAAGAGCTAG
- the tig gene encoding trigger factor, whose translation MKVNVTETNKNERLLEVEVEAEAMDKAMEQAYRKLVKKYNIPGFRKGRAPRPILENYIGKGVLMEEALEQLLPASYAAAVKESQVVPVDRPSLELLEAAEGKSLRFKATVTVKPEVQLGAYKEIKVEKKPVKVTDEEIHQELEALRDRRAELVEVEGDEATTGRIAFIEYVLQAQGEPAQQPTIAAVEMGGETSYPEVQQALEGARVGEERTAKIKFAEDNPDESLRGKAVQMMIKVQGIKEKRLSELDDGFAKTVGEYETLEDLKTEIKNTLASHKTRRELHDREKQAMEQAVSQTQVDIPEVMIEREIDDIIGEIKYRLERAGLTIEGMYEHTGKDEAAVREEYKEAAEKRVKQYLVEDAIAKAEGIAAQEGDFEKVIQWQASAYGQKPEIIRKILMSRGGMEQVQGGIIRSKVAGLLLGEPWESLLGVQGEETEKQEG comes from the coding sequence ATGAAGGTCAACGTAACCGAGACTAACAAGAACGAGAGGCTTCTTGAGGTAGAGGTTGAGGCCGAGGCCATGGATAAGGCCATGGAGCAGGCCTACAGGAAGCTAGTCAAGAAGTACAACATACCGGGTTTCCGAAAGGGTCGCGCACCCCGGCCGATACTCGAGAACTACATTGGCAAGGGCGTCTTGATGGAGGAAGCCCTGGAGCAACTCCTGCCTGCCTCATACGCGGCGGCTGTGAAGGAGAGCCAGGTGGTGCCTGTGGACCGGCCCAGCCTGGAACTCCTGGAGGCAGCAGAAGGGAAGTCCCTGAGGTTCAAGGCCACTGTCACCGTGAAGCCCGAGGTGCAGCTAGGAGCGTACAAGGAAATCAAGGTGGAGAAGAAGCCGGTCAAGGTCACTGACGAGGAGATCCACCAGGAGCTGGAAGCGCTCCGGGACAGGCGTGCAGAATTGGTGGAGGTGGAGGGTGACGAAGCGACAACGGGCCGAATAGCCTTTATTGAGTACGTTCTCCAGGCCCAAGGCGAACCTGCACAGCAACCCACCATTGCCGCTGTGGAGATGGGCGGTGAGACCTCCTATCCCGAGGTTCAACAGGCGCTTGAGGGAGCCCGAGTCGGGGAAGAGAGGACAGCCAAGATCAAGTTCGCTGAAGATAACCCCGATGAGAGCCTGCGGGGGAAGGCAGTTCAAATGATGATAAAGGTACAGGGCATCAAGGAAAAAAGGTTGTCTGAACTGGACGATGGTTTTGCCAAGACCGTGGGAGAGTACGAGACGTTAGAGGATTTAAAGACCGAGATCAAGAATACCCTTGCCAGCCACAAGACCCGGAGGGAGCTCCACGACCGGGAGAAGCAAGCAATGGAGCAGGCTGTTTCCCAGACCCAGGTGGACATTCCTGAGGTTATGATTGAGAGGGAAATCGACGACATTATTGGTGAGATCAAGTACAGGCTCGAAAGAGCCGGTCTCACCATAGAGGGCATGTACGAGCACACCGGCAAGGACGAGGCAGCTGTTAGGGAAGAGTATAAAGAGGCGGCCGAGAAGAGAGTCAAGCAGTACCTGGTAGAAGATGCCATCGCCAAGGCCGAGGGCATCGCCGCTCAGGAGGGTGACTTTGAGAAGGTCATCCAGTGGCAGGCATCCGCCTACGGACAGAAACCTGAGATAATCAGGAAGATATTGATGTCCCGCGGGGGAATGGAACAGGTGCAGGGGGGCATCATACGCAGTAAAGTCGCCGGTCTCCTCTTGGGCGAGCCTTGGGAAAGCTTGCTCGGGGTTCAAGGGGAAGAAACGGAGAAGCAGGAGGGATAG